From Thermomonas sp. XSG, one genomic window encodes:
- a CDS encoding TonB-dependent receptor, translating to MSRSIPAFQPAALAAALALALSPATNAADAPQQARHDSTPKDLAAVEVHATPLADTAENLTAPVEVLAGSKLDEAKAGTLGETVAGLPGVQTSNFGPGVGRPIIRGLDGARVQVLSDGLGSGDVSTVSVDHAVSIEPFLADQIEVLKGPATLLYGSGAIGGAVNVIDGRIPVVRPDVPLSGRAEVRHDGVSDGNTGVVRIDGGSGSFAFHFDALHREAGDYRIPGFAESAEHLAELGETPSPDQAGILENSAVRTDSAALGLSWIGERGFLGAAYSLYNTRYGIPGGHAHAPGEDDHADHALEEAGLVHVEMDQRRTELRGGLDDLGPFASLRVKYAGTDYTHTEFEGDAVGTVFNSRSREARVELVHQPLAGWNGAFGLQASQRDFTAIGDEAFVPGTVADDTGLFWIGKRAFGPLQLDLGLRHDRNHVDVDRAASAAPDRDFSTSSLSAGLGWKASEALHFSLGLDRAQRAPTAEELYSSGLHVATGSHELGDAGLGIETANRVELGMHLHHGPFELQLSGWHARYDDFIYLANADLRVDGAPLRLWRQDDARLTGFEAKLDWDIADNGSGRWSLGLFADTVRGRLAAPAGTTVAVPVELPHGDHSHSGQAQVAAGGNLPRIAPSRTGARLRWERDAWRASLGAVRHARQDRVAAFEHPTPGYTLVDAHLAWHRDTAGGREWEVFLDAANLTDREARPHTSFLKDVVPLQGRNLAFGVRMFF from the coding sequence GCTGGACGAAGCCAAGGCGGGCACCCTCGGCGAAACCGTGGCCGGGCTGCCCGGCGTGCAGACCTCCAACTTCGGCCCCGGCGTGGGCCGTCCGATCATCCGCGGCCTCGACGGCGCGCGCGTGCAGGTGCTGAGCGACGGACTGGGTTCGGGCGACGTGTCCACGGTCAGCGTGGACCACGCGGTGAGCATCGAACCTTTCCTGGCCGACCAGATCGAAGTACTCAAGGGCCCGGCCACCCTGCTCTACGGCAGCGGCGCGATCGGCGGCGCGGTGAACGTGATCGATGGCCGGATCCCGGTCGTCCGTCCCGACGTCCCGCTCTCCGGCCGCGCGGAAGTCCGCCACGACGGGGTGAGCGACGGCAACACCGGCGTGGTCCGCATCGATGGCGGCAGCGGCAGCTTCGCTTTCCACTTCGATGCCCTCCACCGCGAAGCCGGCGATTACCGCATTCCCGGCTTCGCGGAGAGCGCCGAACATCTGGCCGAACTTGGCGAAACCCCGTCGCCGGACCAGGCCGGCATCCTCGAAAACAGCGCGGTGCGCACCGACAGCGCCGCACTCGGCCTTTCATGGATTGGCGAGCGCGGCTTCCTCGGTGCCGCGTACAGCCTCTACAACACCCGTTACGGCATCCCCGGCGGCCACGCACACGCGCCCGGGGAGGACGACCACGCCGACCATGCCCTTGAAGAAGCCGGCCTGGTGCACGTCGAGATGGACCAGCGTCGCACCGAACTGCGCGGCGGGCTGGATGACCTCGGCCCGTTCGCCTCGCTGCGGGTGAAGTACGCCGGCACCGACTACACCCATACCGAATTCGAAGGCGATGCGGTGGGCACCGTGTTCAACAGCCGCAGCCGCGAGGCGCGCGTGGAACTGGTGCACCAACCGCTGGCCGGCTGGAACGGCGCATTCGGCCTGCAGGCCAGCCAGCGCGATTTCACCGCCATCGGCGACGAGGCATTCGTCCCAGGCACGGTCGCCGACGACACCGGCCTGTTCTGGATCGGCAAGCGCGCATTCGGGCCGCTGCAGCTGGACTTGGGCCTGCGCCACGACCGCAACCACGTCGACGTGGACCGCGCTGCATCGGCCGCGCCGGATCGCGACTTCAGCACCTCCAGCCTGTCCGCCGGATTGGGTTGGAAGGCCAGCGAGGCGCTCCACTTCAGCCTCGGCCTGGACCGCGCCCAGCGGGCGCCGACCGCGGAAGAGCTGTATTCGTCCGGCCTGCACGTGGCCACCGGCAGCCATGAACTGGGCGATGCCGGGCTGGGCATCGAAACCGCCAACCGGGTCGAGTTGGGCATGCACCTGCACCACGGCCCGTTCGAACTGCAGCTGTCCGGCTGGCACGCCCGCTACGACGACTTCATCTACCTGGCCAACGCCGACCTGCGCGTGGACGGCGCACCGCTGCGCCTGTGGCGGCAGGACGACGCGCGCCTGACCGGGTTCGAGGCCAAGCTGGACTGGGACATCGCGGACAACGGCAGCGGCCGCTGGTCGCTCGGCCTGTTCGCCGACACCGTGCGCGGCCGGCTGGCAGCGCCGGCCGGTACAACGGTTGCAGTACCGGTGGAGCTGCCGCACGGCGACCACAGCCACAGCGGACAGGCGCAGGTGGCCGCCGGCGGCAACCTGCCGCGGATCGCCCCCTCGCGTACCGGCGCACGCCTGCGCTGGGAACGCGATGCATGGCGTGCCAGCCTCGGCGCGGTACGTCATGCGCGCCAGGACCGGGTGGCGGCGTTCGAGCATCCCACGCCGGGCTACACCCTGGTCGATGCCCACCTGGCCTGGCACAGGGATACGGCCGGCGGCCGCGAGTGGGAGGTGTTCCTCGATGCCGCCAACCTCACCGACCGCGAAGCGCGCCCGCACACCTCGTTCCTCAAGGACGTGGTGCCGCTGCAGGGCCGCAATCTCGCGTTCGGCGTGCGGATGTTCTTCTGA
- a CDS encoding transcriptional repressor yields MGHPHACIDPHHHVDDADAFVAAVERACGERGLRLTPQRARVLALIAQAGQPIKAYDLLDRFRAGEDGANVAPPTVYRALDFLLANGFIHKLESINAFVACHHPNAAQHSVPFLICNRCHSATELEDASIVATLDAAARALGFAPQAQTLEVHGLCARCAGADAA; encoded by the coding sequence ATGGGCCATCCACATGCATGCATCGATCCACACCATCATGTCGACGACGCCGACGCGTTCGTGGCCGCGGTGGAGCGCGCTTGCGGGGAGCGCGGGCTGCGGCTGACCCCGCAGCGCGCCCGCGTGCTGGCGCTGATCGCGCAGGCCGGGCAACCGATCAAGGCCTACGATCTGCTGGACCGTTTCCGCGCCGGTGAGGACGGCGCCAACGTGGCGCCCCCCACCGTCTATCGCGCGCTGGATTTCCTGCTGGCCAACGGCTTCATCCACAAGCTGGAGTCGATCAACGCGTTCGTGGCCTGCCACCACCCCAATGCCGCGCAGCACTCGGTGCCGTTCCTGATCTGCAACCGCTGCCATTCGGCCACCGAGCTGGAAGACGCCAGCATCGTGGCCACGCTGGATGCGGCGGCGCGTGCGCTGGGTTTCGCGCCGCAGGCGCAGACGCTGGAAGTGCACGGCCTGTGCGCGCGCTGCGCCGGCGCTGACGCCGCCTGA